The following proteins are co-located in the Roseovarius arcticus genome:
- a CDS encoding choline dehydrogenase translates to MEYDYIIVGGGSAGCVLANRLTSDPAKRVLLLEAGPENNALTLKIPAAVLSNLKSTKHNWAFQGESEPELNGRQIQHDRGRTLGGSSSINGMVFIRGNALDYEGWRQSGCEGWGYADVLPYFKRMETYSGGADDFRGSEGPLHVERAEPKDPLSLAFIKAGKEAGYATTGDISGFGQEGFGAFDSTIFKGERWSAARGYLDPVRARPNLAIVTKALVQRLTLKGRRATGVIYKNGKGQTVIASAQKEVILSAGAVGSPHLLMLSGIGPADHLQSLGIEVKADLPGVGQNLHDHPDFVMKYKCLQPVSLWPKTKQFSKLAAGVQWLLTRGGICGSNHFDAVACVRSGPGVEYPDLQICISPIAVDDETWAPLQEHAFQIHVGLMRAHSRGKIELRSNDPADAPRIFVNYLQDKRDRALLRKGIRLVRELVEQPAFTNLKGSEIFPGADAQSDDDLDAKLNSHTTSQWHLSCTARMGPSTDKHAVVDASGQVHGFSGLRVVDASIMPFVTNGNTNAPTIMLAEKLSDAILGLAPLPRIEASTWKSANYETTQR, encoded by the coding sequence ATGGAATATGACTACATCATCGTTGGCGGTGGCTCAGCTGGCTGCGTTCTGGCAAACCGCCTGACCAGTGATCCCGCAAAACGGGTTCTATTGCTGGAGGCCGGCCCGGAAAACAACGCGCTCACGTTGAAAATTCCGGCGGCAGTGCTGTCGAACCTCAAAAGTACCAAACACAATTGGGCCTTTCAGGGAGAATCCGAGCCCGAATTGAACGGGCGCCAAATTCAGCACGACCGCGGTCGGACCCTTGGCGGATCGTCCTCCATCAATGGGATGGTGTTTATCCGTGGCAATGCACTGGATTATGAAGGCTGGCGTCAGTCTGGCTGCGAAGGTTGGGGCTACGCCGATGTCTTGCCCTACTTTAAGCGCATGGAAACCTATAGCGGCGGCGCAGACGACTTCCGCGGCAGTGAAGGACCGTTGCACGTTGAACGCGCCGAGCCCAAAGACCCATTGTCTTTGGCGTTTATCAAGGCGGGCAAAGAGGCCGGATATGCAACCACGGGTGACATCAGCGGATTTGGCCAAGAAGGTTTCGGCGCGTTTGACAGCACAATCTTTAAGGGCGAACGTTGGAGTGCTGCGCGTGGCTATCTTGATCCGGTACGCGCCCGCCCAAACCTAGCCATTGTCACCAAAGCGCTGGTCCAGCGGCTTACCCTAAAAGGGCGCCGTGCGACTGGTGTCATCTATAAGAATGGTAAAGGGCAAACGGTCATCGCGTCAGCACAAAAAGAGGTGATCCTGAGCGCAGGGGCTGTAGGTTCGCCGCACCTTTTGATGCTGTCCGGTATTGGCCCTGCAGATCATTTGCAATCTTTGGGCATCGAGGTCAAAGCTGACCTACCCGGTGTCGGCCAAAATCTTCACGATCATCCCGATTTTGTTATGAAATACAAGTGCTTGCAACCTGTATCTCTTTGGCCAAAGACGAAACAATTTTCCAAACTTGCGGCCGGAGTTCAGTGGTTGCTGACCCGCGGAGGCATCTGTGGGTCTAACCATTTCGACGCTGTGGCTTGCGTGCGATCTGGCCCCGGCGTGGAATATCCGGACCTGCAAATATGCATTTCACCAATTGCTGTCGACGATGAGACCTGGGCACCATTGCAGGAACATGCGTTTCAAATCCATGTCGGATTGATGCGCGCGCACAGTCGCGGAAAAATTGAATTACGGTCCAACGATCCCGCCGATGCACCGCGCATTTTTGTGAATTACTTGCAGGACAAACGCGATCGCGCCTTGTTGCGCAAAGGAATTCGACTGGTGCGTGAGCTGGTTGAACAACCCGCCTTCACTAATCTTAAAGGCAGTGAGATTTTCCCGGGCGCTGATGCGCAATCAGATGACGATCTGGATGCCAAGCTGAACTCCCACACGACCAGCCAATGGCACCTGTCCTGCACGGCACGCATGGGGCCAAGTACAGATAAACATGCCGTGGTGGATGCTAGCGGGCAGGTTCACGGGTTTTCCGGACTACGGGTGGTTGATGCGTCGATCATGCCATTTGTGACCAACGGCAACACCAACGCGCCGACGATTATGTTGGCAGAAAAACTGAGCGATGCCATTCTCGGCTTGGCCCCCTTGCCACGCATCGAAGCCTCGACGTGGAAAAGTGCTAACTACGAAACGACCCAGCGCTAA
- a CDS encoding LysR family transcriptional regulator: MLNATWLDTFTTLCDVGHFTRTAELLGMTQPGVSQHLHKLASQVGKPLILKDGKSFTLTPAGEAVLAIGLARRQQERELQDTINFDDPDVGDISIGCSGSFAMWLYPYILDRMHHAPELVISVTAAPHMSIVTSVLDGGFDLGVVAEPINHPRLDANKLAREELCLVVPRSLAGQDFDLPLLNELGFVAHPDGSAYADDLFSLNFPKDYKGADRLRVRTFINQIGQIPIPVAQGLGYTILPKSGVDAFVEKQELAIIQLPKRRYRDLWMIARKGRSEIARVAALSDFISRAATALR, from the coding sequence ATGCTAAACGCCACGTGGTTGGATACCTTTACGACGTTGTGCGACGTCGGACATTTTACACGGACGGCGGAGCTGTTGGGGATGACCCAACCTGGTGTTTCGCAGCATCTGCACAAACTGGCGTCCCAAGTCGGAAAGCCGTTGATATTAAAGGATGGAAAGTCCTTCACCCTCACCCCCGCTGGGGAAGCCGTTCTGGCCATCGGCCTTGCGCGACGTCAGCAAGAGCGCGAACTGCAAGACACCATCAATTTTGATGATCCAGACGTAGGCGACATCAGCATTGGGTGTTCCGGCAGCTTTGCCATGTGGCTCTATCCGTATATTCTTGATCGGATGCATCACGCACCAGAGCTTGTGATCAGTGTTACGGCTGCTCCACATATGAGCATTGTAACATCCGTGCTTGATGGAGGGTTTGATTTGGGTGTCGTCGCTGAACCAATCAACCACCCCCGATTGGACGCAAACAAATTGGCCCGTGAAGAGTTGTGTTTGGTTGTTCCGCGATCCCTCGCAGGACAAGACTTTGACCTCCCCCTCCTAAACGAGCTTGGTTTTGTCGCGCATCCAGACGGGTCTGCATATGCGGATGACCTGTTTTCGCTGAACTTCCCGAAGGATTACAAAGGGGCTGACCGCTTAAGGGTAAGGACCTTCATCAATCAGATTGGCCAAATCCCCATTCCAGTAGCTCAAGGGCTGGGATACACAATATTGCCTAAATCCGGCGTGGATGCCTTTGTTGAAAAGCAGGAGTTGGCGATCATTCAACTTCCGAAACGACGATACCGTGATCTTTGGATGATTGCCCGCAAGGGGCGGAGCGAAATCGCGCGTGTCGCTGCTTTGAGTGACTTCATTAGCCGTGCGGCAACTGCTTTGAGGTAA
- a CDS encoding lactoylglutathione lyase family protein has protein sequence MQPTPRSFSHIGLSVPDLDKAIKFYGDVLGFYVIMEPTVIIEDDSDIGQMCSDVFGKGWGRMRIAHLATADRIGFELFEFEGHEAPDDNLNFRQHGTFHFAIQDPNLEDLLAKIVAAGGKQRMPVREYFPDEKPYRMVYVEDPFGIVFELYSHSYELTYSNGAYS, from the coding sequence ATGCAACCGACACCCCGCTCATTCTCCCATATCGGATTGTCTGTTCCAGACTTGGACAAGGCGATCAAATTCTACGGCGATGTTCTGGGCTTCTATGTGATCATGGAACCTACGGTCATTATCGAAGACGACAGCGACATTGGCCAGATGTGCTCGGACGTTTTTGGCAAAGGTTGGGGGCGCATGCGCATCGCGCATTTAGCAACGGCTGATCGTATCGGGTTTGAACTGTTCGAATTTGAAGGCCACGAGGCACCGGATGATAACCTTAACTTCAGGCAACACGGCACGTTTCACTTTGCTATTCAGGATCCGAACCTTGAGGACCTACTGGCAAAAATCGTCGCGGCTGGCGGCAAGCAACGCATGCCCGTTCGCGAATATTTTCCCGACGAGAAACCGTATCGCATGGTTTACGTCGAAGACCCCTTTGGGATCGTCTTTGAACTCTACAGTCACAGCTATGAACTGACATACTCTAACGGTGCATACTCCTAA
- a CDS encoding FAD-dependent oxidoreductase: MTEQYKHLLSPIEVGPFTLRNRVLVTAHVPGLEADGKVNDAYIAYQRAKARGGAAMQVSGSTAVHRTGAVGAGRGLNASDDSCIDGYQRLAGAVHHHEGRFLVQIGHAGANVADTGAGRPLLAPSPIMSRLSREMPKQMTISEIDELVEAHGTASARVRKGGLDGVELLSAFGYLPAAFLSPYSNIRSDDYGGSLENRMRFLLRTIDAVRSGIGPDRILGVRLPGDERVEGGLTQSDLQEIAALIAQTGKVDYLNIIVGTNYDRGGRMDHWPPTPAPHGLFVPLAAGIKSRVALPVFTAGRITDPAMANAIIERGDADMVGMTRAQISDPDLVRKLIEGRPQDIRPCVGANLCIAQAMAAKPIRCIHNPMTGRDAAWGEALPTNTPKNVTVIGGGPAGLEAARVAAERGHRVTLFEASDELGGQLALWAQAPMTREFQKTLNWYRTQLSQLQVRVHTGQRLAPEDVAALNADALILATGAVASAPLPTATGPNAIQVIDPWQAIADGPTGQHILINDEGGGRTALSAADALLDQNRITLVTAEYAIGELVTPTVRAPIYKRFLAGGAELYPSQEIHTIDGRTVTLRSVHTGDETRIEDVDIVVDWRGGVVETTLQAAIEASGLTHHIIGDCVAPRQVHIAIAEGAMAARAI, from the coding sequence ATGACTGAGCAGTACAAGCACCTTCTCTCTCCAATCGAAGTTGGCCCCTTCACCCTGCGCAACCGGGTGCTGGTTACCGCCCATGTGCCGGGGCTCGAAGCTGACGGCAAAGTCAACGACGCTTATATTGCTTATCAAAGGGCCAAGGCACGCGGCGGGGCGGCCATGCAGGTTAGCGGTTCGACCGCCGTACATCGCACTGGCGCGGTTGGCGCGGGCCGCGGCCTGAATGCCAGTGATGACAGCTGCATCGACGGCTACCAACGGCTGGCCGGCGCGGTTCACCACCATGAGGGGCGCTTTCTAGTACAGATCGGTCATGCCGGGGCCAATGTCGCCGACACCGGTGCGGGGCGTCCATTGCTTGCCCCATCCCCGATTATGTCCCGCCTTTCGCGCGAGATGCCGAAACAGATGACCATTAGCGAAATTGACGAGCTGGTCGAAGCTCACGGCACCGCCTCTGCCCGCGTGCGCAAGGGCGGTCTCGACGGGGTCGAACTGCTATCCGCCTTCGGGTATCTGCCCGCCGCGTTTCTTTCACCCTATTCCAATATCCGCAGTGACGATTACGGAGGGTCGTTGGAAAATCGTATGCGTTTCTTATTGCGCACCATAGATGCCGTGCGATCAGGCATAGGCCCCGACCGCATCCTCGGCGTGCGCCTGCCCGGCGATGAACGGGTCGAGGGCGGGCTCACCCAGTCAGACCTTCAGGAAATTGCGGCACTGATCGCCCAGACCGGGAAGGTCGACTATCTTAATATCATCGTCGGCACGAATTACGATCGGGGCGGGCGTATGGACCACTGGCCGCCGACTCCCGCGCCGCATGGCCTGTTCGTGCCACTGGCCGCTGGTATCAAATCTCGCGTGGCCCTGCCTGTCTTCACCGCCGGGCGGATTACCGATCCGGCGATGGCCAACGCCATCATCGAACGGGGAGATGCCGATATGGTAGGCATGACCCGCGCGCAGATTTCCGACCCCGACCTCGTGCGCAAACTGATCGAGGGGCGCCCACAGGACATCCGCCCCTGTGTCGGGGCCAATCTCTGCATCGCGCAGGCGATGGCCGCAAAACCAATCCGTTGCATCCACAATCCAATGACCGGACGCGATGCCGCATGGGGCGAGGCCCTTCCAACAAATACGCCAAAAAACGTCACAGTCATCGGGGGTGGCCCCGCCGGGCTGGAAGCTGCCCGCGTTGCTGCCGAACGTGGCCACCGGGTAACCCTTTTTGAGGCATCGGATGAACTCGGTGGTCAACTTGCACTCTGGGCGCAGGCCCCAATGACGCGCGAATTTCAAAAGACCCTAAATTGGTATCGCACTCAACTGTCCCAACTTCAGGTCCGGGTTCACACCGGCCAGCGCCTTGCCCCGGAAGATGTCGCCGCACTGAACGCCGACGCCTTGATCCTTGCGACCGGCGCCGTTGCTTCTGCGCCGCTACCCACCGCGACCGGCCCCAATGCGATCCAAGTTATAGATCCATGGCAAGCCATCGCCGACGGCCCCACCGGGCAACACATCCTTATCAATGACGAAGGCGGGGGGCGTACCGCCCTTTCTGCGGCTGACGCGTTGCTCGATCAGAACCGCATCACACTGGTCACCGCCGAATACGCGATTGGAGAGCTTGTCACCCCCACGGTGCGCGCACCGATCTACAAACGGTTTCTCGCGGGCGGTGCCGAGCTGTATCCCTCGCAGGAGATCCATACCATCGATGGCCGCACCGTTACGCTACGGTCCGTACATACCGGCGATGAAACCCGTATCGAAGATGTGGATATCGTCGTCGACTGGCGCGGCGGCGTGGTCGAAACCACCCTGCAAGCGGCCATCGAGGCAAGCGGCCTGACGCACCACATCATCGGTGATTGCGTCGCACCACGTCAGGTTCATATCGCGATTGCGGAAGGGGCGATGGCAGCCCGAGCAATCTAA
- a CDS encoding DUF6880 family protein has product MAGKSLNKKNLAALGAEVLAELLMDAVKGDAARQRRVRMALSPEQSPKEAAADIRKRLAQIRRAKSWISARAQRTLAKELNGLIDVILNRVASEDVGLGFDLLWSLLQLAPDIHARTDDSNGTIGGVMDAAMDAIRTLAPGLDRDAEPLADQVFEALQDNGYGEFDGVIPALSEALGDQGLTALRVRAETAMDAPVTLDDTEYFGILMSAERRLEMAKDRHDRTLRMILSDIADAQGDVDAWLSQYSAQQLTYHTIAPDAARRLLKAGRPEEALRIMETCIASEGGKDRAFDTPEVDSAHFACLEALGEEDNLRSATWTRFETRLCAETLRRYLSRLPDFDDDEALLNARTHVRTHPDLLQGLIFCVSWPDAGLAADLILSRHAELDGNTYELLTPTSELLKAEHPVAATLVWRSMITFALQNNRAKRYRHAVRHLASCAQADMAITDCGVFQSHEAFVNDLRRTHPRKHAFWDKVDH; this is encoded by the coding sequence ATGGCAGGAAAATCCCTCAACAAGAAGAACTTGGCAGCCTTGGGCGCAGAAGTTCTGGCCGAGCTTCTTATGGATGCTGTCAAAGGCGATGCGGCCCGGCAGCGGCGGGTGCGGATGGCATTGTCCCCAGAGCAAAGCCCGAAAGAGGCCGCCGCTGACATCCGCAAGCGGTTGGCTCAAATCCGGCGCGCCAAAAGCTGGATCTCCGCGCGAGCGCAGCGCACATTGGCCAAAGAACTAAATGGTTTGATTGACGTCATTTTGAACCGCGTCGCATCTGAAGACGTGGGTCTCGGCTTTGATCTGCTCTGGTCGCTGTTGCAGCTGGCCCCCGACATCCATGCCCGCACCGACGACAGCAATGGCACGATCGGGGGCGTCATGGATGCTGCGATGGACGCGATCCGAACCCTCGCCCCAGGTCTTGATCGCGACGCTGAGCCGCTTGCGGATCAGGTGTTTGAGGCTCTCCAAGACAACGGTTATGGTGAATTTGACGGCGTTATCCCTGCCTTGTCCGAGGCATTGGGCGATCAGGGTTTGACCGCGCTTAGGGTGCGTGCGGAAACTGCAATGGATGCGCCCGTCACCTTGGACGACACCGAGTATTTCGGGATCCTTATGAGCGCCGAACGCCGCCTTGAAATGGCAAAAGACAGGCACGACAGAACGCTCAGGATGATCCTATCCGACATTGCCGATGCTCAGGGCGATGTGGATGCGTGGCTGTCGCAGTATAGCGCCCAGCAACTGACGTATCACACGATTGCACCGGATGCAGCGCGGCGGCTCTTGAAAGCGGGCCGGCCCGAAGAGGCTTTGCGGATCATGGAAACCTGCATCGCCTCTGAGGGGGGCAAAGACCGCGCCTTTGACACGCCCGAGGTCGACAGCGCCCATTTCGCCTGCCTCGAAGCCTTGGGCGAAGAGGACAACCTGCGCAGCGCCACGTGGACCCGGTTTGAAACGAGGCTTTGCGCGGAGACCCTGCGCCGCTATCTCTCACGCCTGCCCGATTTCGACGATGATGAGGCGCTGCTAAATGCCCGCACCCATGTGCGCACCCATCCCGACCTGCTCCAGGGGCTCATCTTCTGTGTGAGTTGGCCCGATGCAGGGCTTGCCGCTGACTTGATACTGTCCCGTCACGCAGAGCTGGATGGCAATACCTATGAACTCCTTACCCCGACATCCGAGTTGCTCAAGGCCGAACATCCCGTGGCCGCCACACTAGTTTGGCGGTCGATGATCACCTTTGCCCTTCAAAACAACCGCGCCAAACGCTACCGCCATGCCGTCCGTCACCTCGCCTCCTGCGCTCAGGCCGATATGGCAATCACGGATTGCGGCGTCTTTCAAAGCCACGAGGCCTTTGTCAACGACCTACGCCGCACGCACCCACGCAAACACGCATTCTGGGACAAGGTCGATCACTAG
- a CDS encoding glutathione S-transferase encodes MLTIPRPILWTFRRCPYAIRARMAVLSAGLEVELREIKLKDKPLAFLRASPSATVPSLQAADLIFDESLDIMLWALGKSDPHGLLKMPDIGETLIAQNDGPFKAALDHTKYAVRFPDLDPQSERAQASDFIQSLNTRLAKYLFLTGDRPTLADIAIFPFVRQFAHIDRAWFDAQPWPNVILWLDGFLQSADFQKAMTKVTVWEDGTRPYLFGRASE; translated from the coding sequence ATGTTGACCATACCTCGACCGATCCTGTGGACCTTTCGACGCTGCCCTTATGCAATACGGGCGCGGATGGCGGTGTTGAGCGCGGGTCTGGAGGTAGAACTGCGCGAGATCAAATTGAAAGATAAGCCACTGGCGTTTCTTAGGGCCTCACCCTCGGCCACGGTGCCCAGTTTGCAAGCGGCTGATCTGATCTTTGATGAGAGTCTCGACATCATGCTATGGGCGCTTGGGAAAAGTGATCCGCATGGGCTGCTGAAAATGCCTGATATCGGCGAAACCCTGATTGCCCAGAACGATGGGCCCTTCAAAGCCGCGCTTGATCATACAAAATACGCAGTCCGCTTTCCTGATCTGGATCCGCAATCCGAACGGGCGCAAGCGTCGGATTTCATTCAGTCTCTTAATACACGGCTGGCGAAGTATCTTTTTTTGACGGGCGACAGGCCCACACTCGCCGACATTGCGATCTTTCCGTTTGTGAGGCAGTTCGCCCATATCGACCGTGCCTGGTTTGACGCGCAGCCTTGGCCCAATGTGATCCTTTGGCTGGACGGTTTCCTTCAGAGTGCCGATTTTCAGAAGGCCATGACGAAAGTCACTGTTTGGGAAGACGGCACGCGTCCCTATCTTTTTGGCCGCGCATCTGAATAG
- a CDS encoding tyrosine-type recombinase/integrase — protein sequence MPLLKYPAPRVLNMKMHPAVDVRPIAIKFILITAARLNEVVPMQWKHIDFEKDEWFKPTVKTPRGQPRSQLLPLSTAAVELLKTLPNYERRVPDDLVFPSTKNTPLQNWGRIAKAIYRESGTSGWNRHDLRRTSSSVMQLIGVDLGTIDRILAHRIDHGREGTSRALESYLSNLWIAEYADPQKVALDRLAEVYGSIEKLLQSETG from the coding sequence TTGCCCCTGCTGAAGTATCCTGCGCCACGCGTCTTGAACATGAAGATGCACCCCGCGGTCGATGTCCGACCGATTGCGATCAAGTTCATCTTGATCACCGCTGCCCGCCTGAACGAGGTGGTCCCGATGCAATGGAAGCACATCGATTTCGAAAAGGACGAGTGGTTTAAGCCGACAGTCAAGACGCCGCGCGGGCAACCAAGATCGCAGCTTCTTCCACTATCCACCGCCGCTGTTGAACTACTCAAGACCCTGCCAAATTATGAACGACGGGTGCCGGATGATCTGGTTTTCCCTTCCACCAAAAATACCCCACTCCAAAATTGGGGACGGATTGCCAAGGCTATCTACCGCGAGAGCGGCACCTCCGGGTGGAACCGACACGACCTGCGAAGGACCTCTTCATCGGTTATGCAGCTCATCGGCGTCGACCTGGGGACGATCGATCGCATCCTCGCGCACCGCATCGATCACGGACGGGAGGGAACGAGTCGAGCACTGGAGTCGTATTTGTCGAACCTTTGGATCGCGGAGTATGCAGATCCCCAGAAGGTGGCGCTTGATCGACTAGCAGAGGTATACGGAAGCATAGAAAAACTCCTTCAGTCGGAGACTGGCTGA
- a CDS encoding Arm DNA-binding domain-containing protein, whose amino-acid sequence MAKFELTDSFIKKHLPPKRMDIVDAREPGLTLRMTPTGRKTFSVRVRSRDGVEQRITIGAYPEVTLKEARRRAAQKRAQVRDAMGNLNQARQAATAARSEAPTLQELMDEYKDLKSDNLKIWKKTKRGGRSEAERRIQAVFAKLLDRRVIDITPDELAEVVLKYKPISGKSSANGQTQKARLYLMPIMDWAAGRGRFRASGNKRLPTLNVADLRDTIDPASDAPRSAAFAIASWIRMKWRRSCPC is encoded by the coding sequence TTGGCCAAGTTCGAGCTGACGGATTCATTTATTAAGAAGCATCTTCCGCCGAAGCGGATGGATATCGTCGATGCGCGTGAGCCTGGTCTGACGCTTCGGATGACGCCGACTGGCCGCAAGACCTTTTCTGTCCGCGTCCGCTCGCGTGATGGAGTGGAGCAACGGATCACAATTGGTGCGTATCCAGAGGTTACCCTGAAGGAGGCCCGTAGACGTGCAGCTCAGAAGCGCGCTCAGGTCAGAGACGCGATGGGCAATCTGAATCAAGCGCGGCAGGCAGCAACCGCGGCCCGGAGCGAGGCCCCTACCCTTCAAGAGTTGATGGATGAATACAAAGACCTCAAGTCTGACAATCTGAAGATTTGGAAGAAAACTAAAAGAGGCGGCAGATCGGAAGCTGAGCGGCGCATCCAAGCTGTCTTCGCAAAGCTGCTTGATCGTCGCGTAATCGATATCACTCCAGACGAACTGGCGGAGGTTGTGCTGAAATACAAGCCAATCTCTGGTAAAAGTAGCGCCAACGGACAGACGCAAAAAGCGCGCCTCTATCTGATGCCCATCATGGACTGGGCCGCGGGCCGCGGAAGGTTTCGGGCATCTGGCAACAAACGGCTTCCAACTTTAAATGTGGCAGACCTGCGCGACACGATTGACCCTGCCAGCGACGCCCCACGATCCGCGGCATTCGCGATCGCGTCTTGGATCAGAATGAAATGGCGGCGATCTTGCCCCTGCTGA
- a CDS encoding tyrosine-type recombinase/integrase — protein sequence MIDTPLVSGIHDKAAKKIGWRRANMVRTLLSEVFRYNIPKGLIAANYAKDVIPKRRPRDRAYANRPWSIEERDIVLPRAKPHVRVALALMMNTGLDPSDALNLRKDQLDGDTIWGVRGKTGEEVAIPISPTLQAALDLFPEHEAETVLASSRGEAWTYNGFSTVWHRFKIKLEEEGLIATGLTLKGLRHTVATTLREAGLDERRIADLLGQKTPSMARHYSRSANLAEKNRETMATLEKENERRAKIVKPSPKSVKPDQSED from the coding sequence GTGATCGACACACCCTTGGTCTCGGGCATCCACGACAAGGCCGCTAAGAAGATTGGTTGGCGACGCGCCAACATGGTGCGCACGCTGTTGAGCGAAGTCTTCCGCTACAACATCCCCAAAGGCTTGATCGCCGCCAACTACGCCAAGGACGTCATCCCCAAACGCCGCCCGCGAGATCGCGCCTATGCCAACCGGCCTTGGAGCATCGAAGAGCGGGATATCGTCCTTCCACGAGCTAAACCGCATGTGCGCGTAGCCCTTGCTTTGATGATGAACACTGGCCTCGATCCTTCGGACGCGCTGAATCTTCGCAAAGACCAACTTGACGGTGACACCATCTGGGGCGTGCGCGGTAAGACCGGCGAAGAGGTCGCTATCCCGATCAGCCCCACTTTGCAGGCGGCGTTAGACCTGTTCCCAGAACATGAGGCCGAAACGGTCCTTGCAAGTTCACGCGGCGAAGCATGGACTTACAACGGTTTTTCAACGGTTTGGCATCGTTTCAAGATCAAACTGGAGGAAGAAGGGCTGATCGCAACTGGCCTGACACTCAAAGGCTTGAGGCACACGGTAGCAACCACCCTGCGCGAAGCTGGCCTTGACGAACGCCGAATTGCGGACCTTCTCGGACAGAAAACACCTTCCATGGCGCGACACTATTCCCGTTCGGCAAACCTCGCCGAAAAGAACCGCGAAACCATGGCGACACTGGAAAAAGAAAACGAAAGACGCGCGAAGATTGTCAAACCTTCGCCGAAAAGCGTCAAACCTGACCAAAGTGAGGATTAA
- a CDS encoding helix-turn-helix domain-containing protein produces MGREVADFFTGIGARLAITRNETGLSQTEMAKEIGVSLRAYHSYEKGDRGLPIEALVTLHEKFDSDVNWILLGTKSARIEHDIDALEEFETSLDRFLTDQGIKIKSEKRGAIVARWYRSLTDGKEIQMEAVHTWIELLRE; encoded by the coding sequence ATGGGCCGGGAAGTGGCAGATTTTTTCACTGGGATCGGGGCGCGGTTAGCCATTACCCGCAACGAAACCGGTTTGTCTCAGACCGAGATGGCCAAGGAGATCGGGGTCTCGCTCCGTGCTTATCACAGCTATGAAAAGGGTGATCGCGGCCTGCCAATCGAAGCTCTGGTTACGCTGCACGAAAAATTCGATTCAGACGTCAACTGGATCCTTCTCGGGACTAAATCGGCGAGGATCGAACATGACATCGATGCTCTGGAAGAGTTTGAAACCTCACTTGACCGATTTCTGACGGACCAAGGTATTAAGATCAAAAGCGAAAAACGTGGGGCGATTGTTGCGCGTTGGTATCGGTCCCTGACCGACGGAAAAGAAATTCAAATGGAAGCCGTTCACACGTGGATCGAATTGCTGAGGGAGTAG